The Candidatus Delongbacteria bacterium genome includes a region encoding these proteins:
- a CDS encoding M28 family peptidase: MRRMVPVCLLLLGLCLPAAGPAAPVACFSGARAYQQLKDFCALGARVPGSPTARKAGDWLLTKLKALGDEAWEQPFNHKVRASHPLARCDKTLSTTGLRMRNLVCRFRPRETRRLLLAAHWDSRPFADMDPVKANRVKPVLGANDAASGVVVLLELARCLKAQPPGMGVDIVLFDGEDFGEQGHLDEYFLGSRFYARNLGRPRPEAGILLDMVGDKNLRLPLEPFSRQAAPDLQDRVWDLAEGLGLGHIFVRESGPAVQDDHLPLIERGVPMIDIIDFDYPQWHTLQDTPAACSPASLEAVGRVLETLIREGL; this comes from the coding sequence ATGAGACGAATGGTGCCGGTCTGCCTGCTCTTGCTGGGGCTGTGTCTGCCGGCCGCGGGTCCGGCGGCGCCCGTGGCGTGTTTTTCGGGAGCCAGGGCCTACCAGCAGCTGAAGGATTTCTGCGCGCTGGGGGCGCGCGTCCCGGGTTCGCCCACCGCGCGCAAGGCCGGCGACTGGCTGCTCACGAAGCTCAAGGCATTGGGCGACGAGGCCTGGGAACAGCCCTTCAACCACAAAGTCCGGGCGAGCCATCCGCTGGCCCGGTGCGACAAGACCCTGAGCACCACCGGGCTGCGCATGCGCAACCTGGTCTGCCGCTTCCGCCCGCGGGAGACCCGGCGCCTGCTGCTGGCCGCGCACTGGGACAGCCGGCCCTTCGCCGACATGGATCCCGTCAAGGCCAACCGCGTCAAGCCCGTGCTGGGCGCCAACGACGCCGCCAGCGGCGTGGTCGTCCTGCTGGAGCTGGCCCGCTGCCTGAAAGCCCAGCCACCCGGGATGGGCGTGGACATCGTGCTGTTCGACGGCGAGGACTTCGGCGAGCAGGGCCATCTGGACGAGTACTTCCTGGGCTCGCGCTTCTACGCCCGCAACCTGGGCCGGCCGCGGCCGGAGGCGGGGATCCTGCTGGACATGGTGGGCGACAAGAATCTGCGCCTGCCGCTGGAGCCCTTCAGCCGCCAGGCCGCGCCGGATCTGCAGGACCGGGTCTGGGACCTGGCGGAGGGCCTGGGACTGGGTCACATCTTTGTGCGCGAGAGCGGTCCGGCCGTGCAGGACGACCACCTGCCGCTCATTGAGCGCGGCGTGCCGATGATCGACATCATCGACTTCGACTACCCGCAGTGGCACACGCTGCAGGACACGCCCGCCGCCTGCTCGCCCGCCAGCCTGGAGGCCGTGGGCCGCGTGCTGGAGACGCTGATCCGCGAAGGGTTGTAG
- a CDS encoding FmdB family zinc ribbon protein — MPTYEYRCLGCGHELDAFQSMKDAPLTLCPACGAERLQRQISRGTGMIFKGSGFYETDYRRKKGPAECPVESAESKPSGCAGGCACHGGK, encoded by the coding sequence ATGCCGACCTACGAATACCGCTGCCTGGGCTGCGGACACGAGCTGGATGCCTTTCAGTCCATGAAGGACGCGCCCTTGACCCTCTGCCCGGCCTGCGGCGCCGAGCGTCTGCAGCGCCAGATTTCCCGGGGCACGGGCATGATCTTCAAGGGGTCGGGCTTCTACGAGACCGACTACCGGCGCAAGAAGGGTCCGGCGGAATGCCCCGTCGAGTCCGCGGAGAGCAAGCCTTCCGGGTGCGCGGGCGGTTGCGCCTGTCACGGGGGCAAATAG
- a CDS encoding class I SAM-dependent methyltransferase encodes MNHHSLFSRALPNAFGRVGGGGRAHLFTKENPSSATTPDASPPSPAADPGRHGHELYSHAELYDIAYDWDVTRELQFVLTCMEFYGPGEPARILEPACGTGRNLVCLGHMGLEAVGYDVNRETLAFATRRLAEEGLEERCRALPGDMRDFRLEERFDGAYTAINSFRYLIADAEVRDHLQAVAAMLVKGGVYVVDLSYAMPPRRRPRTIRWSAGRDPVQLQVVWRTREDLKAGLSHETCTLEVESPEPRIIETRHTTRLWQPAEFRQLVEGCGFRLDAIYDAGFQHLPDHPPPHGGLDNLYHVLVKER; translated from the coding sequence TTGAATCACCATTCTCTGTTTAGCCGCGCGCTCCCCAACGCCTTTGGGCGGGTGGGGGGAGGTGGGAGGGCGCACCTGTTCACGAAAGAGAATCCCTCCAGCGCCACCACCCCGGACGCGTCTCCCCCATCCCCGGCGGCGGATCCCGGCCGCCACGGCCACGAACTCTACAGCCACGCCGAACTCTACGACATCGCCTACGACTGGGACGTGACGCGCGAACTCCAGTTCGTCCTCACCTGCATGGAGTTCTACGGCCCGGGCGAACCCGCGCGCATCCTCGAACCCGCCTGCGGCACCGGGCGCAACCTGGTCTGCCTGGGCCACATGGGCCTCGAGGCCGTGGGCTACGACGTGAACCGGGAGACCCTGGCCTTCGCCACCCGCCGCTTGGCGGAGGAAGGCCTGGAGGAGCGCTGCCGCGCCCTGCCTGGCGACATGCGCGACTTCCGGCTGGAAGAGCGCTTCGACGGCGCCTACACGGCCATCAACTCCTTCCGCTACCTGATCGCCGACGCGGAGGTCCGCGACCACCTGCAAGCCGTGGCCGCCATGCTGGTGAAGGGCGGCGTCTACGTGGTGGACCTGAGCTACGCCATGCCGCCGCGCCGGCGGCCACGGACCATCCGCTGGAGCGCCGGGCGTGACCCGGTGCAGCTGCAGGTGGTCTGGCGCACGCGCGAGGATCTCAAGGCCGGTCTGTCCCACGAGACTTGCACGCTGGAAGTGGAGTCCCCCGAGCCGCGCATCATCGAAACCCGGCACACCACGCGGCTCTGGCAGCCCGCGGAGTTCCGTCAGCTGGTGGAGGGCTGCGGCTTCCGGCTGGACGCCATCTACGACGCCGGCTTCCAGCATTTACCGGACCATCCCCCGCCCCACGGCGGGCTGGACAATCTCTATCACGTGCTGGTGAAGGAGCGCTGA
- a CDS encoding 50S ribosomal protein L11 methyltransferase codes for MSWKVILTVDDGVRDAAAGFLFDLGAQGVEEREDGLLGWFGPEARPDELQAAGESYLRALAELPGHAEAWTVRVENQVDEDWQAAWKAQWRQQHVGRRLSICPSWIEPEETDTRHVLRLDPGNAFGTGTHESTRLLLEWLDELDGQLAGWNVLDAGCGTGILALAALKLGAAFALGLDIEAEAVENARENARVNDCRTRSFFRLGDPRELGAEYRFDLVLANIQRSVIEEIFPDLLRVLKPGGRLLMAGLLESEEDAIRALAAEWKLAPPDLRRAGEWIALGVVRSPDCEL; via the coding sequence GTGAGCTGGAAAGTGATTCTCACCGTTGATGATGGCGTGCGCGACGCGGCGGCGGGGTTCCTGTTCGATCTGGGGGCCCAGGGCGTGGAGGAACGCGAGGACGGTCTGCTGGGCTGGTTCGGCCCCGAGGCCCGGCCGGACGAGCTGCAGGCCGCGGGCGAGTCCTACCTGCGCGCGCTGGCCGAGCTGCCCGGACACGCCGAGGCCTGGACGGTGCGGGTGGAAAACCAGGTGGACGAGGACTGGCAGGCGGCCTGGAAGGCCCAGTGGCGCCAGCAGCACGTCGGCCGGCGCCTGAGCATCTGCCCCAGCTGGATCGAGCCGGAGGAAACGGACACCCGTCACGTGTTGCGGCTGGATCCGGGCAACGCCTTCGGCACCGGCACCCACGAGAGCACGCGTCTGCTGCTGGAGTGGCTGGACGAGCTGGACGGCCAACTGGCGGGCTGGAACGTGCTGGACGCCGGCTGCGGGACGGGCATCCTGGCGCTGGCGGCGCTCAAACTGGGGGCGGCCTTCGCGCTGGGGCTGGACATCGAAGCCGAGGCCGTGGAGAACGCCCGGGAGAACGCCCGGGTCAACGACTGCCGCACGCGCAGCTTTTTCCGGCTGGGCGACCCGCGGGAGCTGGGCGCCGAGTACCGCTTCGATCTGGTGCTGGCCAACATCCAGCGCAGCGTGATCGAGGAGATCTTCCCCGACCTGCTGCGCGTGCTGAAACCCGGCGGCCGCCTGCTGATGGCCGGCCTGCTGGAGAGCGAGGAGGACGCCATCCGCGCGCTGGCGGCGGAGTGGAAGCTGGCCCCGCCCGACCTGCGCCGCGCCGGCGAGTGGATCGCCCTGGGCGTGGTGCGCAGCCCGGATTGCGAGCTCTAG